One window from the genome of Penaeus monodon isolate SGIC_2016 chromosome 2, NSTDA_Pmon_1, whole genome shotgun sequence encodes:
- the LOC119578030 gene encoding uncharacterized protein LOC119578030, producing MMKKHREEEELHMFFMGLGKAYDRMPRQEAWRCMRGKGVAEKYVRLVQDVYEGAKTRVRGSVGVRGWITVRLGLHQGFSLNPYLINLIMEVLSEDVKDRATWCMLLVNDIVICSNNRGEIERKLEYWRRDLEDRGLKVRKEDRIFKFL from the coding sequence atgatgaaaaaacacagagaagaggaagaattgcATATGTTCTTCATGGGCTTGGGAAAGGCGTATGATAGAATGCCTAGGCAAGAAGCATGGAGGtgcatgaggggaaagggggtagcaGAAAAGTATGTGAGATTAGTCCAGGATGTTTATGAAGGGGCAAAAACGAGAGTAAGAGGCAGTGTGGGAGTCAGAGGTTGGATAACCGTAAGACTGGGATTACACCAGGGTTTTTCCTTAAACCCATACCTTATCAATCTTATTATGGAGGTTCTTTCTGAGGATGTAAAAGATCGGGCGACGTGGTGTATGCTGCTTGTAAACGACATAGTTATCTGCTCTAACAACAGAGGAGAGATCGAAAGGAAACTAGAGTACTGGAGAAGGGATTTGGAAGACAGAGGATTAAAAGTCAGAAAAGAAGACAGAATATTTAAGTTTCTATGA